Proteins encoded together in one Triticum dicoccoides isolate Atlit2015 ecotype Zavitan chromosome 7B, WEW_v2.0, whole genome shotgun sequence window:
- the LOC119339230 gene encoding uncharacterized protein LOC119339230 has product MTLWSVDVKSGETVWSGRVLEGRRGAVTGVSLVGPPSDRSVVVEAYVKNANGDHAFTLAWLSSERPRAELPCPVLVMDSDFFCSRVMRRGGGPAGGEAVAVRIDGHFNDHPPLSLWEELEDEDDDNDNSEAEDEYSADSEDDEDDSSSEEEEESDGEVEGQAASADDSVMLSMLQTLHRRKYAPEGQFVGGSAPRFACAESTVGVMRVAAVESQGGDHSKQILVIYRYTRFRASPDGVERRGWPTEHQLRFIATGDHAARSLAWAGSSLALLIYPGFFSEKLERSKQLEESRKLRELWSRLTSQVSVPPGARRIEVFVDVGNLQRADYTPASMGHMYNALESMVAGPWPERFIGMELHLPEPVRCGAEGELADPDERPAKRRRVDVAGEDCPVCLQLLEVEGDDLAAWPGCGKLPHVFHGACLERALMESLRCPMCRHKLYMEHKLE; this is encoded by the coding sequence ATGACCCTCTGGTCCGTGGACGTCAAGAGCGGCGAGACCGTGTGGTCCGGGCGCGTGCTGGAAGGCCGCCGCGGCGCCGTCACCGGCGTCTCCCTCGTCGGGCCGCCGAGCGACAGGAGCGTCGTCGTGGAAGCCTACGTCAAGAACGCCAACGGGGACCACGCGTTCACCCTCGCGTGGCTGTCCTCCGAGAGGCCCCGCGCGGAGCTGCCATGCCCGGTTCTAGTGATGGACTCCGATTTCTTCTGCTCTCGCGTGATGCGGCGGGGAGGCGGCCCCGCTGGCGGTGAGGCGGTCGCCGTTCGGATTGATGGTCACTTTAACGATCATCCGCCGCTGTCGCTGTGGGAGGAGTTGGAGGACGAAGATGACGATAATGACAACAGCGAGGCCGAGGATGAATACTCGGCGGATTCGGAAGATGACGAGGATGACAGcagcagcgaggaggaggaggagagcgacggcgaggtcgaaggaCAAGCGGCCAGCGCCGACGATAGCGTGATGCTAAGCATGCTACAGACACTGCACCGTAGGAAGTACGCCCCCGAGGGGCAATTCGTTGGAGGTTCGGCGCCGCGGTTCGCCTGCGCCGAGAGCACGGTCGGCGTCATGCGGGTCGCCGCCGTGGAGAGCCAAGGCGGAGACCACAGCAAGCAGATCTTGGTGATCTACCGCTACACCCGCTTCAGGGCATCACCGGACGGCGTGGAACGGCGAGGGTGGCCGACGGAGCACCAGCTACGGTTCATCGCCACCGGCGACCACGCGGCGAGGTCGCTGGCGTGGGCCGGATCGTCTCTGGCCCTGCTGATATACCCCGGTTTCTTCAGCGAAAAGCTTGAGAGGAGCAAGCAGCTTGAGGAGAGCAGGAAGCTCCGCGAGCTATGGTCTCGCTTGACGTCGCAGGTGAGCGTCCCGCCGGGAGCAAGACGCATCGAGGTGTTCGTGGACGTGGGCAACCTCCAGCGGGCGGACTACACGCCGGCGAGCATGGGGCACATGTACAACGCTCTCGAGAGCATGGTGGCGGGCCCATGGCCCGAGCGCTTCATCGGCATGGAATTGCACTTGCCGGAGCCGGTACGGTGCGGCGCGGAAGGCGAATTAGCAGACCCAGACGAGCGGCCGGCAAAGCGGAGGAGGGTAGACGTCGCTGGGGAGGATTGCCCCGTCTGCTTGCAGCTGCTGGAGGTGGAGGGCGACGACCTCGCCGCGTGGCCCGGGTGCGGCAAGCTGCCGCACGTCTTCCATGGCGCGTGCTTGGAGCGCGCCCTCATGGAGAGCCTTAGGTGCCCGATGTGCAGGCACAAGCTGTACATGGAGCACAAGCTAGAGTGA